A window from Methylocystis sp. MJC1 encodes these proteins:
- the mnmA gene encoding tRNA 2-thiouridine(34) synthase MnmA — MTICTSAADEISTLPASPGGARAVVAMSGGVDSSVVAALLKEQGYDVVGVTLQLYDHGEATHRKGACCAGQDIQDARAVAARLGIPHFVLDYERRFHERVIEEFAASYASGETPVPCIACNQFIKFADLFETAKDLGADILATGHYISSRDDGEGGRALYRAKDASRDQSYFLFATTREQLKMLRFPLGDYTKTEVRDMARRFSLDVADKPDSQDICFVPSGRYTDIVQRLAPQSVVPGEIVHIDGRVLGRHAGVVHYTIGQRRGLGLGAAVAGRDAQPLFVVRIDAAKAQVVVGPREALETRAVALRDVNWIGPGALSQLPPQGIDIMARVRSTRPPVPARLVAREGKEATVVFATGEFGVSPGQACVFYDPADDGARVLGGGFIAAVEPARQSVPVMAQTPRAATAQRAPR; from the coding sequence ATGACGATTTGCACCAGCGCTGCGGATGAAATCTCGACCCTGCCCGCGTCGCCGGGTGGGGCGCGCGCCGTCGTCGCAATGTCCGGGGGCGTGGATTCCAGCGTCGTGGCGGCCCTTCTCAAGGAGCAGGGCTATGACGTCGTTGGCGTAACGCTCCAGCTTTATGACCACGGCGAGGCCACCCACCGCAAGGGCGCCTGCTGCGCCGGCCAGGACATTCAGGACGCCCGCGCCGTGGCGGCGCGCCTCGGCATCCCGCATTTCGTGCTCGATTACGAGCGGCGCTTCCACGAGAGGGTGATCGAGGAGTTCGCCGCCTCCTACGCCAGCGGCGAGACGCCGGTCCCCTGCATCGCCTGCAATCAATTCATCAAATTCGCGGACCTCTTCGAGACCGCGAAGGACCTCGGCGCGGATATTCTGGCGACCGGCCATTATATTTCCTCGCGCGACGATGGCGAGGGCGGGAGGGCGCTTTACCGCGCCAAGGACGCCTCCCGTGACCAGAGCTATTTCCTCTTCGCGACGACGCGCGAGCAGCTGAAGATGCTGCGCTTCCCGCTGGGCGACTACACCAAGACGGAGGTGCGCGACATGGCGCGCCGCTTCTCGCTCGATGTGGCCGATAAGCCGGATAGCCAGGACATCTGCTTCGTTCCGAGCGGGCGCTACACGGATATCGTGCAGAGGCTCGCCCCGCAGTCCGTGGTTCCGGGCGAGATCGTGCATATCGACGGGCGGGTGCTCGGCCGTCATGCCGGTGTCGTCCATTATACGATAGGTCAAAGACGGGGTCTCGGCCTCGGCGCCGCCGTCGCGGGGCGCGACGCCCAGCCGCTTTTCGTGGTGCGCATCGACGCGGCGAAAGCCCAAGTCGTCGTCGGCCCGCGCGAGGCGCTGGAAACGCGCGCGGTCGCCTTGCGCGATGTGAACTGGATCGGCCCTGGCGCGTTGTCTCAATTGCCGCCGCAGGGGATCGACATCATGGCCCGCGTTCGCTCCACCCGACCGCCCGTCCCTGCGCGGCTCGTCGCGCGTGAGGGCAAGGAGGCGACGGTCGTCTTCGCGACGGGCGAGTTCGGGGTGTCGCCGGGCCAGGCCTGCGTGTTCTACGACCCCGCCGATGACGGCGCGCGCGTGCTGGGAGGCGGCTTCATCGCTGCGGTCGAGCCGGCGAGACAGAGCGTTCCCGTCATGGCGCAGACGCCGCGCGCCGCAACCGCGCAAAGGGCGCCGAGATGA
- a CDS encoding class I SAM-dependent methyltransferase produces the protein MTEARESSREIESLDTGDVEAAYARWAPIYDLAFTAVFRPGRRALAAAASKADGPILDVGVGTGLELPMFEPHNQVYGVDLCEPMLRRASERVRRQGLSHVVALCKMDATRMGFADSTFACVCAPFVLTVAPEPEAMLDELGRVVRPGGEIILVNHVSRKDDPFAIFEHWLDRHVAPKLGWRPQFPWAIIGDWIDRRPEMRLVERRRLAPFGLFTFVRIKRLPVGQIAETPETQAELEYA, from the coding sequence ATGACCGAAGCGAGAGAATCCAGCCGCGAGATCGAGTCGCTGGACACTGGCGACGTCGAGGCCGCTTACGCGCGCTGGGCGCCGATCTACGACCTCGCATTCACCGCCGTGTTTCGCCCCGGGCGCCGCGCCCTCGCGGCGGCGGCCTCCAAGGCGGACGGCCCGATCCTCGACGTCGGCGTCGGCACCGGGCTCGAGCTCCCGATGTTCGAGCCTCATAATCAGGTCTACGGCGTCGATCTCTGCGAGCCGATGCTGCGCCGCGCCAGCGAGCGCGTGCGCCGGCAGGGGCTGAGCCATGTGGTGGCCCTCTGCAAGATGGACGCGACGCGCATGGGCTTCGCGGATTCGACCTTCGCCTGCGTCTGCGCCCCCTTCGTGCTGACCGTGGCGCCTGAGCCCGAAGCCATGCTCGACGAATTGGGACGCGTCGTGCGGCCGGGCGGCGAGATCATCCTCGTCAACCATGTCAGCCGCAAGGACGATCCCTTCGCGATATTCGAGCATTGGCTCGACCGCCATGTCGCGCCCAAGCTCGGCTGGCGCCCGCAATTCCCCTGGGCGATCATCGGCGACTGGATCGACCGTCGCCCCGAGATGCGGCTGGTCGAGCGCCGGCGACTGGCGCCCTTCGGCCTCTTCACTTTCGTGCGCATCAAGCGCCTGCCGGTCGGCCAGATCGCCGAAACTCCTGAGACACAAGCCGAACTCGAATACGCCTGA